From the Gemmatimonadota bacterium genome, one window contains:
- a CDS encoding RNA methyltransferase has protein sequence MADRTESIAPDYFSHIHIILVEPKVPGNIGAVARAMTTMGLSRLVLVNPAEFRHEAEARWMAHGAGEILDNARVVPALDEAVNDLALVVGTTNRTREIWLSPIQPIEAACAELSAVAREQPCGILFGREDRGLLNDELQRCNVIARIPAATSYPSLNLAQSVMVCAYELFRQNVDGGEAPPPSDVRLAEHRAVERVTRRVHETLLRLGFESTPNEETFLRSIRRVLRRSLRLEQRDVAVLHKVCDEIDAFVDRRSISPGQAESSGPPGPPGPPGPPDAPDQPDQSD, from the coding sequence ATGGCCGATCGAACGGAAAGTATCGCGCCGGACTATTTCTCGCACATTCACATCATTCTCGTAGAACCGAAAGTGCCGGGGAACATCGGCGCCGTCGCCCGGGCCATGACGACCATGGGACTTTCCCGCCTCGTCCTGGTCAATCCGGCCGAATTCCGCCACGAGGCCGAGGCCCGCTGGATGGCCCACGGGGCCGGGGAGATCCTCGACAACGCCCGCGTCGTCCCGGCGCTGGACGAGGCGGTGAATGATCTAGCCCTCGTCGTCGGCACGACCAACCGCACCCGCGAGATCTGGCTAAGCCCCATACAGCCCATTGAAGCAGCCTGCGCCGAGCTTTCCGCCGTGGCGCGGGAACAGCCCTGCGGCATCCTCTTCGGGCGGGAAGACCGCGGCCTGCTGAACGACGAACTCCAGCGCTGCAACGTCATCGCCCGGATCCCCGCGGCGACGTCCTACCCTTCCCTCAACCTGGCCCAGTCGGTCATGGTCTGCGCGTACGAACTGTTTCGCCAGAATGTAGATGGTGGAGAGGCGCCGCCCCCGTCCGACGTGCGCCTGGCGGAGCACCGGGCCGTGGAGCGCGTTACCCGGCGCGTGCACGAGACGCTGCTCCGGCTCGGATTCGAGTCCACGCCGAACGAGGAAACCTTTCTTCGCTCCATCCGCCGCGTCCTGCGCCGCAGCCTGCGGCTGGAGCAGCGCGACGTTGCCGTGCTGCACAAGGTATGCGACGAGATCGATGCGTTCGTGGACCGCCGCTCGATATCGCCCGGTCAGGCGGAATCCTCCGGCCCGCCTGGTCCGCCCGGTCCGCCTGGCCCGCCGGACGCACCCGATCAGCCCGACCAGTCCGATTAG
- a CDS encoding CcmD family protein, which produces MDQNFWYLFSAYTLIWVGLFLYLFTIAGREKKLEAEIAELKAAVEELESKEEGRA; this is translated from the coding sequence GTGGATCAGAACTTCTGGTACCTGTTTTCCGCCTACACGCTGATATGGGTCGGGCTGTTCCTGTACCTCTTCACAATCGCCGGCCGCGAGAAGAAGCTGGAGGCGGAAATCGCCGAACTGAAGGCCGCCGTGGAGGAACTGGAGTCGAAAGAGGAGGGGCGGGCTTGA
- the ccsA gene encoding cytochrome c biogenesis protein CcsA, translating to MAGLATRLRITPFGLICLVGLIATLYLSLIWAPRERVMGDVQRIMYFHVASAWIAEFAFVLVGVSSVIYLWLRERRWDIVAYSAAEVGFVFCCFVMITGPIWGKPVWGTWWTWDPRLTFSMILWLIYVAYLMLRVYGDDLPQVKTFLAVLGILGTIDIPFIHFATLWWRGLHPDSLVMTEEGLGAGMEVDMRIALGVSAVVFTLLFFYLMSRRMALERLRDETEALRERVEHRHPGTVGI from the coding sequence ATGGCCGGCCTAGCCACCCGCCTGCGCATCACGCCCTTCGGCCTCATCTGTCTCGTGGGACTTATTGCCACGCTGTACCTGTCGCTGATCTGGGCGCCCCGGGAGCGGGTCATGGGGGACGTGCAGCGGATCATGTATTTTCACGTCGCTTCCGCCTGGATCGCGGAGTTCGCCTTCGTGCTGGTGGGCGTTTCCAGCGTCATCTACCTGTGGCTGCGGGAACGCAGGTGGGACATCGTGGCCTACAGTGCCGCGGAAGTCGGGTTCGTCTTCTGCTGCTTTGTCATGATCACCGGGCCGATCTGGGGCAAGCCGGTGTGGGGCACGTGGTGGACCTGGGACCCCCGGCTCACCTTTTCCATGATCCTCTGGCTCATCTACGTCGCCTACCTGATGCTGCGCGTCTACGGCGACGACCTGCCGCAGGTGAAAACCTTCCTCGCCGTGCTGGGCATCCTCGGCACCATCGACATCCCCTTCATCCACTTCGCGACCCTGTGGTGGCGGGGCCTGCATCCCGACTCCCTGGTCATGACGGAGGAAGGCCTCGGCGCGGGCATGGAAGTGGACATGCGCATCGCGCTGGGCGTGTCGGCGGTCGTCTTCACCCTCCTGTTCTTCTATCTCATGAGCCGGCGGATGGCGCTGGAGCGGCTGCGCGACGAGACCGAGGCCCTGCGGGAACGCGTGGAGCATCGGCATCCCGGCACCGTGGGGATTTGA
- a CDS encoding heme exporter protein CcmB translates to MRSMLAQSWQIYRKDMLVEYRTRERVVTMFVFSLIVVIIFNFAFNAGADVLQRVAPGMIWVAFAFAGMLSASRSFSPEKDRGTFEGLLLAPIDRGSIFLGKLMGNVTLIGLVQLAVLPLFVLFFNMTILPYLSKLLVIFFLGTVGFSSVATLFAAVAVNTRMRDVMLPVLLLPVASPVLIALVETTRTTFEGGDWQDMTNWIRLLSVFTVVFLIASVMLFEYIVEE, encoded by the coding sequence ATGAGATCCATGCTCGCCCAGTCCTGGCAGATCTACCGCAAGGACATGCTCGTGGAGTACCGGACCCGCGAGCGGGTCGTGACCATGTTCGTCTTCTCGCTGATCGTCGTGATCATCTTCAACTTCGCCTTCAACGCGGGGGCGGACGTGCTGCAACGGGTGGCGCCCGGCATGATCTGGGTGGCCTTCGCCTTCGCGGGCATGCTGAGCGCCAGCCGGTCCTTTTCACCGGAAAAAGACCGCGGCACCTTCGAAGGGCTGCTCCTCGCGCCCATCGACCGGGGATCCATCTTCCTGGGCAAGCTGATGGGCAACGTCACGCTCATCGGCCTGGTCCAGCTGGCGGTGCTTCCCCTCTTCGTCCTGTTTTTCAACATGACAATCCTGCCGTATCTTTCTAAACTGTTGGTGATCTTCTTTCTGGGCACCGTCGGATTCTCGTCCGTCGCCACCCTGTTCGCGGCCGTGGCCGTCAACACGCGCATGCGGGACGTCATGCTGCCGGTCCTGCTGCTGCCCGTCGCCTCGCCGGTGCTGATCGCGCTGGTGGAAACGACGCGGACCACCTTCGAGGGCGGGGACTGGCAGGACATGACGAACTGGATCAGGCTGCTTTCGGTGTTCACGGTCGTGTTCCTGATCGCGTCCGTCATGCTGTTCGAGTACATCGTGGAGGAATGA